In one window of Pseudorca crassidens isolate mPseCra1 chromosome Y, mPseCra1.hap1, whole genome shotgun sequence DNA:
- the LOC137217841 gene encoding odorant-binding protein-like produces MGEFCFHLSGEWKTLYVASNNPEKTSENGPFKVYMRNIHLDDENDRAAFNFFVKVKIKSKLFLSENALRMYNVNMDELDKTTKLTGLTGRGNNTKEEDFEKFKQMTREEGIPEENTVNVTEAGNRIILFPECILHLACKYAIGKQVN; encoded by the exons ATGGG AGAATTTTGCTTTCACCTTTCAGGAGAATGGAAAACCCTTTACGTCGCATCCAATAACCCAGAGAAGACCAGTGAGAACGGGCCATTCAAGGTTTATATGCGTAATATTCATCTTGATGATGAAAATGACAGAGCAGCCTTCAACTTTTTTGTCAA agtaaaaataaaatcaaaattattccTCTCTGAAAATGCTCTGAGAATGTATAATGTCAACATGGATGAACTAGACAAGACTACGAAACTTACTGGACTGACTG gcagaggaaataacACGAAAgaggaagactttgagaagttcAAGCAGATGACGAGAGAAGAGGGGATTCCGGAAGAAAATACTGTGAATGTCACGGAAGCTGGTAACAGAATTATACTTTTTCCTGAATGTATCCTTCACCTGGCATGTAAATACGCTATCGGGAAACAAGTCAATTGA